The DNA region CAGACACCTGCTGGGCCTTAAAATGCAGGCTGTTGAAGAAAAGCTCTCCATACCTGCTATCTACACCGATGCGGCCTACTCCAAAGCTTTACACTACAAGCTGTCTACAAGTCAGGTATGGGCCAGCCCTGAAACTGCCACTGCCTGTTAGCAAAGATGTTTTTTCCTATAAACTAATATTAAGACCTCAAAGACAATATGATGCATGGGTCATTCCATGGAAATTGTTCAGATTGAACCTTGGAATTCTAAGATTTTTGAtcatgcacaaattaaattcatacTGTACTTTACAGCTTGAAGAATATGTCAGACCTGCAATGAAAGAATGAATCATATTTTTCAAGCTCAGGCATAATTTCTTTTCTCATTATATCAAGAGATCAGCCTTTGGCAGGTTGGAAAGCTTTAGGATAATGTGGCTGAATTTCTCACTCTGGTCAATGCTTATACCAAACTCAACATGCagccaaatttttaaaaatcatgatttttgaaacacattttaaaaatgtaatgaaacagAAGttgttttccccatgttttttgcCTGATGATGTGAATATGTCATGCTTGAAAAGActattttgaaagaaagacatAGCCAAATAGTGgtgaattttgattttgttgcagAGCATATTTTGATGAGTCCAAATATCTACCCTCTAGATTTATGGACTGAGCCCTTGCAGACCTCAGTGTTATGACGAGTTTGCTGTCATCATGTAAAGTTTGCAAGGGCAGAGACTGTCCTGATAGACGGGCCTTGAGTCAGGTTCTCttgttgctgtgaaaacatttgagcGAAAACTACAATTATTGATTGATCGCTGCTGTCACATTCGTCATCCAAactaaacattataaaatatcGGATATTATTTCTGGCCTAAATGactgtttcatgttttcctttaaatgtttgaacTCCAAACTCAGCAGTTTTCATGGAATGGTTGACTAACTAACCACCACATTCTCTCTTTTCACAAGGTACCTTCCAAAATTGACTGCGTCATGTGTTTCGGCCCAGTCGTACCTGACGGATACGGCGTGTGCTACAATCCCATGGAGGATCACATCAACTTTGTGGTGTCTTCTTTCAACTCCTGTAAAGAAACAAACTCGGCACATCTGGCCCAGGCCATGCAGGACACTCTGTTGGACATGAGGACGCTGCTGGAACAAACCCCAAGAGCCAAACTGTGAAGCTCCTTTAGACTCTACTAACCTCTCTGTAGATTAGGTTGATGCGACAGGGCCAGTTTCAGTGACGGCGCTAATGAGTCAGATCTGATGGTAAAACCACTTTCAGTGTGACTGAGTAACATGTGAATGACTGAACCCCACTCCTGCTGCAAGGCTGCTGAGCTCCGGTTGGTAGTCTGAACCAGGGTTCTCACCTGGATATTGATtatcaacatgcattttaaatgagGCATTGAAACGTGCTACAAT from Plectropomus leopardus isolate mb unplaced genomic scaffold, YSFRI_Pleo_2.0 unplaced_scaffold4667, whole genome shotgun sequence includes:
- the LOC121939375 gene encoding carnitine O-acetyltransferase, which codes for MQAVEEKLSIPAIYTDAAYSKALHYKLSTSQVPSKIDCVMCFGPVVPDGYGVCYNPMEDHINFVVSSFNSCKETNSAHLAQAMQDTLLDMRTLLEQTPRAKL